The Lentzea guizhouensis genome contains a region encoding:
- the gcvH gene encoding glycine cleavage system protein GcvH, whose translation MEFPENLLYTAEHEWVDWTPGTQDPLTCGITEYAADALGDIVFVQLPEVGAKVVSNEVCGELESTKSVSDLFSPVSGEVLEVNTAVVDDPAIINSDPYGAGWLFKVRVDSAEGLLTAARYAELTKD comes from the coding sequence GTGGAGTTCCCCGAGAACCTGCTCTACACCGCCGAGCACGAGTGGGTCGACTGGACGCCGGGTACCCAGGACCCGTTGACCTGCGGGATCACCGAGTACGCCGCGGACGCGCTGGGTGACATCGTCTTCGTCCAGCTGCCCGAGGTGGGCGCGAAGGTCGTCTCGAACGAGGTCTGCGGCGAGCTCGAGTCCACCAAGTCCGTCAGCGACCTGTTCTCCCCGGTCAGCGGCGAGGTGCTCGAGGTCAACACCGCCGTCGTCGACGACCCGGCGATCATCAACAGCGACCCGTACGGCGCCGGCTGGCTGTTCAAGGTGCGCGTCGACTCGGCGGAGGGCCTGCTCACCGCGGCCAGGTACGCCGAGCTCACCAAGGACTGA
- a CDS encoding winged helix-turn-helix transcriptional regulator, with product MEFTVFAKACPSRPTLEHVTGRWGSLTLGALVDGSLRFNELRRRVDGVSEKMLSQTLHALERDGLVHRDAQPTNPPRVDYSLTPLGRETAEKLMALISLLESRMPDVLAAQQAYDAR from the coding sequence ATGGAGTTCACCGTGTTCGCGAAGGCGTGCCCCTCACGCCCCACGCTGGAGCACGTCACCGGCCGCTGGGGCAGCCTGACGCTGGGCGCGCTCGTCGACGGATCGTTGCGGTTCAACGAACTGCGCCGCCGTGTCGACGGCGTGAGCGAGAAGATGCTGTCCCAGACGCTGCACGCGCTGGAACGCGACGGCCTGGTGCACCGCGACGCGCAGCCGACGAACCCGCCGCGCGTCGACTACAGCCTGACGCCGCTCGGGCGGGAGACGGCGGAGAAGCTGATGGCGTTGATCTCCCTGCTGGAGTCCAGGATGCCGGACGTGCTCGCGGCTCAGCAGGCGTACGACGCCCGCTGA
- a CDS encoding L-serine ammonia-lyase translates to MAISVFDLFSVGIGPSSSHTVGPMRAAAMFVEKLGPRVSEVDRVHVQLFGSLGATGHGHGSPKAVFLGLEGNLPEEVDPTVAATRVEEIISTGRLRLGGTHEIAFTHDRDLVMHRRKSLPLHPNGMSFEAFRGGESVEHAVYYSIGGGFVVDENASGTDRIKPDSTPLPHPFLTGDELLARCRETGLSISEIMMANELSWRSEEEVRSGLLHIWHVMQECVERGCTEQGVLPGGLKVRRRAAEMRKRLEGEHFVTDPLRVMDWVTLFALAVNEENAAGGRVVTAPTNGAAGIVPAVLHYYTRFVPGASDDGVVRFLLTAGAIGVLFKENASISGAEVGCQGEVGSACSMAAGGLAEVLGGTPEQVENAAEIAMEHNLGLTCDPIGGLVQIPCIERNAVASIKAITAVRMALRGDGSHFVSLDKVIKTMRDTGKDMSVKYKETARGGLAVNVIEC, encoded by the coding sequence GTGGCGATCAGCGTTTTCGACCTGTTCTCCGTCGGCATCGGACCGTCCAGCTCGCACACCGTGGGCCCGATGCGCGCCGCCGCCATGTTCGTCGAGAAGCTCGGCCCCCGTGTGTCCGAAGTGGACCGCGTGCACGTCCAGCTGTTCGGCTCGCTCGGCGCGACCGGCCACGGCCACGGCAGCCCCAAGGCCGTGTTCCTCGGCCTCGAGGGCAACCTGCCGGAAGAGGTCGACCCCACCGTCGCGGCGACGCGGGTCGAGGAGATCATCTCCACCGGACGGCTCCGGCTCGGCGGCACGCACGAGATCGCCTTCACCCACGACCGCGACCTTGTCATGCACCGCCGCAAGTCACTCCCGTTGCACCCCAACGGGATGAGCTTCGAGGCCTTCCGCGGCGGCGAGTCGGTCGAGCACGCCGTCTACTACTCGATCGGCGGCGGCTTCGTCGTCGACGAGAACGCGTCGGGCACCGACCGGATCAAGCCGGACTCGACACCGTTGCCGCACCCGTTCCTCACCGGCGACGAGCTGCTCGCGCGCTGCCGCGAGACCGGCCTGTCGATCAGCGAGATCATGATGGCCAACGAGCTGTCGTGGCGCTCGGAAGAAGAGGTGCGGTCGGGGCTCCTGCACATCTGGCACGTGATGCAGGAGTGCGTCGAACGCGGCTGCACCGAACAGGGCGTCCTGCCCGGCGGCCTGAAGGTCCGCCGCCGCGCCGCCGAGATGCGCAAACGGCTGGAGGGCGAGCACTTCGTCACCGACCCGCTGCGCGTCATGGACTGGGTGACGCTCTTCGCGTTGGCCGTCAACGAGGAGAACGCGGCGGGCGGCCGGGTCGTCACCGCGCCCACCAACGGCGCGGCCGGCATCGTGCCCGCCGTCCTGCACTACTACACGAGGTTCGTGCCGGGCGCGTCCGACGACGGCGTGGTGCGGTTCCTGCTGACCGCGGGCGCGATCGGCGTGCTGTTCAAGGAGAACGCCTCGATCTCCGGCGCCGAGGTCGGCTGCCAGGGCGAGGTCGGTTCCGCGTGCTCGATGGCGGCGGGCGGGCTGGCCGAGGTTCTCGGCGGCACGCCGGAACAGGTCGAGAACGCGGCCGAGATCGCCATGGAGCACAACCTCGGCCTGACGTGCGACCCGATCGGCGGGCTGGTGCAGATCCCGTGCATCGAACGCAACGCGGTGGCGTCGATCAAGGCGATCACGGCCGTGCGGATGGCGCTGCGCGGGGACGGGTCGCACTTCGTGTCGCTGGACAAGGTCATCAAGACCATGCGGGACACCGGCAAGGACATGTCGGTGAAGTACAAGGAGACGGCACGCGGCGGGCTCGCCGTGAACGTCATCGAGTGCTGA
- the ald gene encoding alanine dehydrogenase, protein MRIAVPREIKNHEYRVALTPAGAHELTRRGHDVFVEQGAGLGSAITDEEYLAAGAKVLATADDVWAEGDLVLKVKEPIAEEYPRLRSGQTLFTYLHLAADKPLTEALLASGTTAIAYETVQLPNRSLPLLAPMSEVAGRLAPQVGAFSLMKPSGGRGVLPGGVPGVAPARVVVIGGGVAGVNAATIAVGMGADVQILDTNVDRLRQVDAQFQGRLRTLASNAFSVEQAVREADLVIGAVLVPGAAAPKLVSNALVAEMNPGSVLVDIAIDQGGCFEDSRPTTHAEPTYEVHNSVFYCVANMPGAVPRTSTYALTNVTLPYAVALADKGWQKALQDDRSLALGLNVHAGQLTNGPVAEATGLAHTPLESVV, encoded by the coding sequence GTGCGGATCGCCGTTCCTCGCGAGATCAAGAACCACGAGTACCGCGTCGCCCTCACGCCGGCCGGTGCCCACGAGCTGACCCGTCGCGGTCACGACGTGTTCGTCGAGCAGGGCGCGGGTCTCGGGTCCGCCATCACCGACGAGGAGTACCTCGCGGCGGGTGCCAAGGTCCTCGCGACCGCCGACGACGTCTGGGCCGAGGGCGACCTGGTCCTCAAGGTCAAGGAGCCGATCGCGGAGGAGTACCCCCGCCTGCGGTCCGGCCAGACCCTCTTCACCTACCTGCACCTCGCCGCCGACAAGCCGCTGACCGAGGCCCTGCTGGCCTCCGGCACCACGGCCATCGCCTACGAGACGGTGCAGCTGCCCAACCGCTCGCTGCCGCTGCTCGCGCCGATGTCCGAGGTCGCGGGCCGGCTCGCCCCGCAGGTCGGCGCGTTCAGCCTGATGAAGCCCTCCGGCGGCCGCGGCGTGCTGCCCGGCGGCGTCCCCGGTGTCGCCCCGGCCCGCGTGGTCGTGATCGGCGGCGGCGTGGCGGGCGTCAACGCCGCCACCATCGCCGTCGGCATGGGCGCCGACGTGCAGATCCTCGACACGAACGTCGACCGCCTGCGCCAGGTCGACGCCCAGTTCCAGGGCCGCCTGCGCACCCTCGCGTCGAACGCGTTCTCGGTGGAACAGGCCGTCCGCGAGGCCGACCTGGTCATCGGCGCCGTGCTCGTCCCCGGTGCCGCCGCCCCGAAGCTGGTGTCGAACGCACTGGTCGCCGAGATGAACCCGGGTTCCGTGCTCGTCGACATCGCCATCGACCAGGGCGGCTGCTTCGAGGACTCCCGCCCGACCACCCACGCCGAGCCGACCTACGAGGTCCACAACTCGGTCTTCTACTGCGTCGCCAACATGCCCGGCGCCGTCCCGCGCACCTCGACCTACGCGCTGACCAACGTGACGCTGCCGTACGCGGTCGCGCTGGCCGACAAGGGCTGGCAGAAGGCGCTGCAGGACGATCGTTCGCTCGCCCTGGGTCTCAACGTCCACGCCGGCCAGCTGACCAACGGCCCGGTGGCGGAGGCGACCGGTCTGGCGCACACGCCGCTGGAGTCCGTGGTCTGA
- a CDS encoding ABC transporter ATP-binding protein produces MHDGSGLIAVQNLTKQFGSVTAVQNLSFTVSPGSVTGFLGPNGAGKTTTLRMLLGLVKPTSGIATINGRPFHQLGQPGRVVGAVLEAQGFHPSRTARSHLRVYAAAIGVPDAQADQVLGLVGLATAADRNVGGFSLGMKQRLALATALLGDPQVLVLDEPANGLDPEGIAWLRTFLQSYARMGRTVLISSHLLAEVEQTVDQVVIISRGQTMFYGPLEKLRQSQSKRVLVQPSDVGTLANVLRAASVHVEQLPDGRLAVSGVDAKYVADAALQAGVSIYGIQEEQVDLERLFFQLTSGQYAGYAPAPYQQQQQQQGGWA; encoded by the coding sequence ATGCATGACGGCAGCGGCCTCATCGCGGTGCAGAACCTGACCAAGCAGTTCGGTTCGGTGACCGCGGTGCAGAACCTGAGCTTCACCGTGTCACCCGGCAGTGTGACGGGCTTCCTCGGCCCGAACGGCGCCGGCAAGACGACGACCCTGCGGATGCTGCTGGGTCTGGTGAAGCCGACCAGTGGCATCGCGACGATCAACGGCAGGCCGTTCCACCAGCTCGGCCAGCCCGGCCGCGTGGTGGGCGCGGTGCTGGAGGCGCAGGGTTTCCACCCGTCGCGCACAGCACGCAGCCACCTGCGCGTGTACGCGGCGGCGATCGGCGTGCCGGACGCGCAGGCCGACCAGGTCCTCGGCCTGGTCGGCCTCGCGACGGCGGCCGACCGCAACGTCGGCGGGTTCTCGCTGGGCATGAAGCAGCGGCTGGCCCTGGCCACCGCGCTGCTGGGCGACCCGCAGGTGCTCGTGCTCGACGAGCCGGCGAACGGTCTCGACCCCGAGGGCATCGCGTGGCTGCGGACGTTCCTGCAGTCCTACGCGCGCATGGGCCGCACGGTGCTGATCTCCAGCCACCTGCTGGCCGAGGTCGAGCAGACCGTCGACCAGGTCGTGATCATCTCGCGCGGGCAGACGATGTTCTACGGGCCGCTGGAGAAGCTGCGGCAGTCGCAGAGCAAGCGCGTTCTCGTGCAGCCGTCGGACGTCGGCACGCTGGCGAACGTCCTGCGCGCGGCGAGCGTGCACGTCGAGCAGCTGCCGGACGGCAGGCTCGCGGTGTCCGGGGTGGACGCGAAGTACGTGGCGGACGCGGCGTTGCAGGCAGGCGTCTCGATCTACGGCATCCAGGAGGAGCAGGTCGACCTGGAACGCCTGTTCTTCCAGCTCACCAGTGGCCAGTACGCCGGGTACGCGCCGGCGCCGTACCAGCAGCAGCAACAGCAACAGGGTGGTTGGGCCTGA
- a CDS encoding MFS transporter: MSTTTSETVGVHPHPQRWAVLGVLCLSVMVVVLDNTVLNVAIPSISTGLGASTADIQWMINAYSLALAGLLLTTGSLSDRFGRKKALLGGLALFGVGSAAAAYAGSSEALIAARGFMGVGAALLMPGTLAVLMQLFDDKERPKAIGIWAAVSSLGFAAGPVVGGALIKHFWWGSVFLINVPVALLAIAAVAFLVPESKDPTVRRPDVLGSVLSIIGMVSLVYAVISVPENGFGSLEFGVPLALGLVSMTAFAWWERRTADPMLDLGFFADRRFTGAVASGVLAAFGMAGSLFLLTQHLQGVLGYSPLEAGLRVAPMAIALLVTSNTLGQLVLKLGASKAMLLGMTIVAGGVVLLSIGTTYPPTLAGLVLIGVGVGVAQPVAVNALMGAIPPERAGIASGLSSTLTELGSSFGIAILGALLSARFVAALPDGVPGRSLSEALHSGADITVVRDAFSSGMSVSLVVGAVSVFLGGVAASVLLRRA; encoded by the coding sequence ATGAGTACGACCACGTCGGAAACCGTCGGCGTGCACCCGCACCCGCAGCGCTGGGCCGTGCTCGGCGTGCTGTGCCTGTCCGTGATGGTCGTGGTGCTGGACAACACCGTCCTGAACGTGGCGATCCCGTCGATCTCCACGGGCCTGGGCGCGAGCACCGCCGACATCCAGTGGATGATCAACGCCTACTCGCTGGCGCTGGCCGGTCTGCTGCTCACGACGGGTTCGCTGAGCGACCGGTTCGGCCGCAAGAAGGCGTTGCTGGGCGGCTTGGCCCTGTTCGGCGTGGGAAGCGCCGCGGCGGCCTACGCGGGCTCGTCGGAGGCGCTGATCGCGGCGCGCGGGTTCATGGGCGTCGGGGCGGCGCTGTTGATGCCGGGCACGCTCGCCGTGTTGATGCAGCTGTTCGACGACAAAGAACGCCCGAAGGCCATCGGCATCTGGGCCGCCGTCAGCAGCCTCGGCTTCGCGGCCGGGCCGGTGGTCGGTGGCGCGCTGATCAAGCACTTCTGGTGGGGCTCGGTGTTCCTGATCAACGTGCCGGTGGCGCTGCTGGCGATCGCGGCGGTGGCGTTCCTGGTGCCGGAGTCGAAGGACCCGACCGTGCGCAGGCCGGACGTGCTGGGCTCGGTCCTGTCGATCATCGGCATGGTCTCGCTGGTGTACGCGGTGATCTCGGTGCCGGAGAACGGGTTCGGCTCGCTCGAGTTCGGCGTGCCGCTCGCACTGGGGCTGGTCTCGATGACCGCGTTCGCCTGGTGGGAACGACGCACCGCGGACCCGATGCTGGACCTCGGGTTCTTCGCCGACCGCCGGTTCACCGGTGCGGTGGCCTCTGGCGTGCTGGCCGCGTTCGGCATGGCGGGCTCGCTCTTCCTGCTGACGCAACACCTCCAGGGCGTGCTCGGCTACAGCCCGCTGGAGGCCGGGCTGCGCGTCGCCCCGATGGCGATCGCGTTGCTCGTCACCAGCAACACCCTGGGCCAGCTCGTGCTGAAGCTGGGCGCGAGCAAGGCGATGCTGCTCGGCATGACGATCGTCGCGGGCGGCGTCGTGCTGCTCTCGATCGGCACCACCTACCCGCCCACGCTGGCCGGCCTGGTCCTGATCGGCGTCGGAGTCGGTGTGGCCCAACCGGTCGCGGTCAACGCGCTGATGGGTGCGATCCCACCGGAACGGGCCGGGATCGCGTCCGGGCTGTCGTCGACGCTGACCGAGCTGGGGTCGTCGTTCGGCATCGCGATCCTCGGTGCGCTGCTGTCCGCGCGGTTCGTCGCCGCGCTGCCGGACGGGGTGCCGGGGCGGTCGTTGTCGGAGGCGCTGCACAGCGGCGCGGACATCACGGTGGTGCGCGACGCGTTCTCGTCGGGGATGAGCGTGAGCCTGGTGGTCGGTGCCGTGTCGGTGTTCCTGGGAGGTGTAGCGGCGAGCGTGCTGCTCCGGCGTGCTTAG
- a CDS encoding TetR/AcrR family transcriptional regulator, which produces MDSVWFSKPRPSSGQPLGLSREGIVRKAMEMLDEHGLAKLSMRKLAAELGAAPMSLYWHVPTKDALIELCLDEIYGEFPRPAPGAEWEPALREMMHTMRHLALKHPWWVRGIGEYTTIGPNAVAMADAMLEPMQAAGLSMVQASQAMSTVSSYVVGYATAEANFRSRGGLDEPPPDLGKIADLYREKHPRYIEMLDQQELWTLEGQFEFGLDCVIDGIKSRVAALR; this is translated from the coding sequence GTGGACAGCGTGTGGTTCAGCAAACCCAGGCCCAGCAGCGGCCAGCCCCTCGGCCTGAGCCGGGAGGGCATCGTCCGCAAGGCGATGGAGATGCTGGACGAGCACGGCCTGGCCAAGCTGTCCATGCGCAAGCTCGCCGCCGAGCTCGGCGCGGCACCGATGTCGTTGTACTGGCACGTGCCGACCAAGGACGCGCTGATCGAGCTGTGCCTGGACGAGATCTACGGCGAGTTCCCCCGGCCCGCACCGGGCGCCGAGTGGGAACCCGCGCTGCGCGAGATGATGCACACGATGCGTCATCTCGCGCTCAAGCACCCCTGGTGGGTGCGCGGCATCGGTGAGTACACCACCATCGGCCCCAACGCCGTCGCGATGGCCGACGCCATGCTCGAACCCATGCAGGCGGCCGGCCTGTCGATGGTCCAGGCGTCGCAGGCGATGTCGACGGTGTCGAGCTACGTCGTCGGCTACGCGACGGCGGAGGCGAACTTCCGCAGCCGCGGCGGCCTCGACGAGCCGCCGCCGGACCTCGGGAAGATCGCGGACCTGTACCGGGAGAAGCACCCCCGCTACATCGAGATGCTGGACCAGCAGGAGCTGTGGACGCTGGAGGGGCAGTTCGAGTTCGGGCTGGACTGCGTGATCGACGGGATCAAGTCGCGGGTGGCCGCGCTGCGATGA